In a genomic window of Quercus lobata isolate SW786 chromosome 4, ValleyOak3.0 Primary Assembly, whole genome shotgun sequence:
- the LOC115987651 gene encoding uncharacterized protein LOC115987651 produces MNHNLFRSIQNFGRYRDSFLRGTIIQERFVNLGDLKDTFIPSCFEGRGWDKLLSDLPVVCEPLIREFYANAVIREDELSRWVRRKEFTIDAHDIDEVLGLEGLKDSDFTNYKDRMLSIETVQTRIGGQREGRCLNTTAFPTDMRCLTTIMIFNLHPVRKLTTINNARAIFLMELKEKTFIDISSHIFDTIVDETKTTSRPKLIFPSLLMRLFREKGVEIPQDISPMPTPSAINKLTIIRIQVHLPSDEEVGDQDEGGQMETETMTVGQASTPRSHGKRSRASTSLEVPPDAFQIILERIDGRREVQNDHTDRMTALQDQLNILSAKFDSFST; encoded by the coding sequence atgaACCATAACCTATTTAGGTCAATTCAAAACTTTGGTAGATATAGGGATTCTTTCTTGAGGGGTACCAtcattcaagaaagatttgttaACTTAGGAGATTTGAAGGACACCTTCATTCCAAGTTGCTTTGAGGGCAGAGGATGGGATAAATTATTGAGTGACCTACCTGTTGTTTGTGAGCCTTTAATTAGAGAATTCTAtgcaaatgctgtgataagggaggaTGAATTGAGTCGTTGGGTTAGAAGAAAGGAATTCACCATAGATGCCCATGATATTGATGAggtgctagggcttgaaggacTAAAGGACTCTGACTTCACCAACTACAAGGACAGGATGCTCTCTATAGAAACTGTCCAAACTCGTATTGGTGGACAAAGAGAAGGGAGATGCCTCAACACTACCGCATTTCCAActgacatgaggtgtctaaccaCCATTATGATATTCAATCTGCATCCTGTGAGGAAGCTGACTACAATCAACAATGCCAGAGCTATCTTCCTCATGGAACTTAAGGAGAAAACCTTCATTGACATCAGCTCTCACATCTttgacactattgtggatgagactaaaACCACCTCTAGGCCCAAGCTGATCTTTCCTAGCCTTCTTATGAGGCTTTTCAGAGAAAAAGGTGTTGAAATTCCTCAAGATATCAGCCCCATGCCTACACCTTCAGCCATCAACAAGCTAACCATCATCAGGATTCAAGTTCATCTTCCAAGTGATGAAGAGGTAGGTGATCAAGATGAAGGTGGCCAAATGGAGACTGAGACAATGACTGTAGGACAAGCTTCAACACCCAGAAGCCATGGCAAGAGGAGCAGAGCTTCAACCTCATTAGAGGTACCTCCTGATGCATTCCAGATCATTCTGGAGAGGATTGATGGGCGCAGAGAGGTCCAAAATGACCATACTGATAGGATGACAGCACTTCAGGATCAGCTCAACATACTTTCCGCCAAGTTTGATAGCTTCAGCACCTag
- the LOC115984223 gene encoding putative UPF0481 protein At3g02645, translating to MDCKELAIDIPLVMEPVQWPECCIYRVPKKLREVNNDAYTPKLISIGPIHHGVCELHAMEMLKLRYLREFCYRTRTCHKDIAGVIETNELKIRRCYEEIFDISSEDFVKMVVLDSIFIIEHFLRSAASDGLFNRSPACGEEESYASEEDGCCNARGDEKDCILSKPLLRKHIQQDLLLLENQLPFFILDELHTQFSKSEQNKCISFLKLARGYFFSSFEKKTKIDKKNVKHFTDFMRYFYYPSDFKSTGQPIETLHNAKKLDEAGVIFKKADGRMLLDIRFKKSNLTEIFPCFTCSWLLRCLPFLKRFPCLVNTQTFLEVPRLEVHDETESIFRNLMALEQCHYPFEAYICNYMVLLDFLTNTREDVELLVEKGIIVNKLGSNKAVAIMVNKLGLEIEQKGSCYLKLAQQLNGYYANDCNRNMGSLRTIYFGDIWRGTATFIGTIVLLVTILNFLRPFFYKINI from the coding sequence atggatTGCAAAGAGTTAGCCATCGACATACCACTAGTCATGGAGCCAGTCCAGTGGCCTGAGTGCTGCATCTACCGGGTCCCCAAGAAGCTTCGTGAGGTAAATAATGATGCCTACACTCCAAAGCTAATTTCAATAGGCCCTATTCATCATGGGGTGTGTGAACTTCATGCCATGGAAATGTTGAAACTAAGATATCTCAGGGAATTCTGTTATCGAACTAGGACATGCCACAAGGATATTGCAGGCGTCATTGAAACAAACGAATTAAAGATTCGTCGCTGTTATGAAGAGATCTTCGATATCAGCAGCGAAGATTTTGTGAAAATGGTTGTATTGGATTCAATCTTTATCATTGAGCACTTCTTGAGGTCTGCTGCGAGTGATGGGCTTTTTAATAGGAGCCCTGCGTGTGGAGAAGAAGAAAGCTATGCAAGTGAAGAAGATGGATGCTGCAATGCGAGAGGAGATGAAAAGGATTGCATATTAAGTAAGCCATTGCTAAGGAAACATATACAACAAGACTTGTTATTACTTGAAAATCAGCTTCCATTTTTTATCCTCGACGAGTTACACACACAATTTTCCAAGTCTGAACAAAACAAATGTATTTCCTTTCTTAAGCTTGCCCGTGGTTACTTTTTCTCatcttttgagaaaaaaacaaagattgaTAAGAAgaatgtaaaacattttactgATTTTATGAGATATTTCTACTATCCTTCGGACTTTAAAAGCACTGGACAACCTATTGAAACCCTTCATAATGCAAAAAAGCTGGATGAGGCAGGAGTGATATTCAAGAAGGCTGATGGGAGAATGTTACTTGATATACGATTCAAGAAGAGTAACCTTACGGAAATATTTCCTTGCTTCACTTGCTCATGGCTCTTGCGTTGCTTACCGTTCTTGAAACGCTTTCCGTGCTTGGTGAATACTCAAACTTTCTTAGAAGTCCCACGCTTGGAGGTACATGACGAAACTGAAAGCATTTTCAGAAATCTCATGGCCTTGGAGCAGTGCCACTATCCATTTGAAGCTTACATATGCAATTATATGGTGCTATTGGATTTTCTTACCAACACTAGAGAAGACGTGGAGTTGCTTGTTGAGAAAGGGATTATTGTTAACAAGTTGGGTAGCAATAAAGCAGTTGCCATTATGGTTAATAAACTTGGCCTTGAAATAGAGCAAAAGGGATCCTGTTACCTAAAACTCGCTCAACAGCTTAATGGGTACTATGCCAACGATTGCAATCGTAATATGGGATCCTTGAGAACAATATATTTTGGTGATATTTGGAGAGGCACTGCAACTTTTATAGGGACAATAGTCCTGCTTGTAACTATCTTGAATTTCCTTAGGCCTTTTTTCTACAagattaatatttaa